In Lolium rigidum isolate FL_2022 chromosome 3, APGP_CSIRO_Lrig_0.1, whole genome shotgun sequence, the genomic window GCTATGGTCTTCCAGATCATCTGGACAGCATCGTCGTGCTGAGACGGGTACTGGTATTCAAAGTGTCGTTCGACCTCCTTCAGTTTGTTCCACATGCTTGTCCACTCCTCTTGACTTATTCCTTTAATCAGGTTAATCAGAAAGTCCTTCTTGACTGCATCTGCGCCACGCACTATGATGCAGAACTTGGAGTAGTCAAGGACATCTTCAAACGGGAGCTCAATCTCGTCGCTGATGATGACGGGCACACAGTGGCTGACTATGGAATCGAACAGGCGGTTGGAGGACGGTGTGTCCCCTGCAATGTTGAGGCAGAATTTGGACGCCCGCATCCCCCGCGTCGATTGCTCAATCCCATTTCCGGCCACACTCCCAAATGAGAAATGCACATCTTTCTCATCTTTGAGAAGATAATACAGTTCCTGCCGGATGAAACCACCCTGCAACATTGTGTAGTCAGAAGATTATAAACCATTCATATTTGACATAATTCATCCATTCTCAGGACCTCAATTTTCAGACGGTCAATAATTACTAGATATTGCTTACTAAACCACCATATTAGACAATTTTACCACAAATGTGAGAGGGCGACATGATTACAGATATGAATTATGGTTGTTAACCTTATGGATCATAGAACTACTTAAGTACTCTAACTGGGCTTATAAATACACAGATAACACTCACATGAAGGAAGTGATTACCTACCAAATTGAACGAAGAAAGCAATATACAGCAGTTTGAAGTGATTGCCAACTAAAGTAAGCTGGATTAGCCTATTAGGGAAGGAGGCAAAGGCAATCGCATTGATTTTGCAACAACGACATTCCAATGCAAGTTTCAAAGCAAGTGCCACTGATGGTGTCCAGAGGAAGATCGTGCAAGCATAGGACTGAGTTCTTAAATGAGTAGTCAAGTAGACGTCAAACATTCTCAAATGTATATAGGGGAAGAAGACATGCAAAGGAATTGTTTAACTATGGTCACATTATTAAATTAGAAGTTGAGTAATCCCACCACGACTTTGATAGTATTTCTGCATCGGCTACAGCAAGAGAGTTTTTCATCAACAATATCGTTGCATCAGAGGGTAGGGGGTACTCACATCTTTCCTGTAAATGGCGCCTTGGAAGTAGAGCAGCGTCGGTCGTTCGTTGTATCCGGCGGTGTCATTGAAGAAGTTGTCGACCATGTGCAGGTAAGGCGCGACGACGTCCTTGTCGACGTTGGCGACGCTGTGCGGGTACCTCCCGAAGTCGCATAGGACGAAGACGCAGGGCCAGAGCCTGTAGCGCGCGTGGAGCATCCCGTTGGGGTGGTGCGCGAGCACGACGTGGTCCCTCCCGCCGGACCTGCGCCACTCGGGGCGCGCGGCGAGGAAGTCGAGGAGCCTCCGCTGCAGCGCGCGGTCCTCGGTGGCCCGGGCCTTGGAGTGGCGGTTGAAGCTGAGGGAGGCGAAGAAGGGCACGAAGACGACGTCGGCGGTGGCCGGGTCGCGCACCCGCGCGGCGGTGCACGGCGTGGGCGCGCCCTGCTCGGACGCGAGCAGGTCGAGCGTGAGCCAGTACTCGATGCTGTGCTGCAGGTTGAGCCCGCCGGGGTAGTTGGGAACGTCGTGGGGCGTGAGGAGGTCGGGCCacggggcggtggtggtggtggtggcggggtTCCAGTCGAGCAGGCCGAAGTGGAACTCGGGGGGCAGGTCGTACATGTAGACCCGGAGGAGGGCCTTGTCTGGGTCGCATTTGGTGGCGGGGGTGGGGGAGCGGAGCCCCCCCTGGCGGTGGGTGGCGGGCGCGGCAGCGGAGTCGAGGAGGAGGTACCAGGAGGCGAAGAAgagcgcggcggcgagggagaagaACCAGACGAGCGGGCTCcggcaggaggcggaggcggccatggcggcgctaGCGGTGGGCGTGGCAATGCGGGGCGGCGTGGCGGGGGTGGGCGGCCATGGCGCTCGGATCTGAGGGAGTGGGGATACGTGTGCGGGCGGGGTGGGTCAGTGGCGGCCGCGGTGTGGTGCCTCGGGTGGAGGCGTCGCGTGGGGCTACCCGATCGAGGGGGTCGGATCTGGGGGGTGTCGACGGTGAACCGGGGAAcggcttcttctttctttccaGATCCACGCAAGGACGCACGCACTTCCACCGCTTTGTTGTCGCTGCCCTTTTGCCGCTTTCCTAGATGACCTTGGAAATACACTGATTCGCCAAGGCCATGTCCAAGTGAATCCCACCTTGAGCGATTTACATACAAATAACCTTTTCTGAAACTATAGGACAGACTGTCCTCCGAGCAAACTATTTTATCCATCTAACCCTTTGCGTGGCGCCCCTCTTATGGGCGCCATACATGCCCGAGTGGCGCCAGTGTGGCCGGCGCCACTATCCCATCCGACGTGATGTCCTCGACGCTGAGGTGTGCTCTAATCTGATGTGGcaagatgtgtggcgccgctctcgtCGGCGCCACACTttcgtggcaagggcgccacacatcctgttaTGTGTGGCCGCGCGAGCCTgccccagcccgacccagccattctcctctctcttttcttcttcccTCATGAAAGGTGGCCGGCTCACTCTCTCCCCCCCCCCTCAAATCCCTACTCAAATCTCTTGGATttcgtcagatctgtccgtggagatcgttcccaacccgttccttgaggtaatctcctccgttccccttcttttcatccattgattttgtgtatttggttgaatctacatgtgaaaccctagatgtgtatttggttgatttgagggtggagatggatttggttggatgttagggttgttgaagtaggagaaatggtagtgtgctagtttgtatgggtagattatgttgattatggtaacacatgtgtgtatgtgttgttcccattatgctagggggatggaaagaattgttcatgttcatcatgtggacaaggatgctttcttgaagggaaacatagagccggacccggaagaggttgacttggtgtttgaccttagccctagctttgcggaggtggtagcacaagtgagggttgagttgaattggaatgagccaaatgatggtgttgagctagagggaagacatAATGTCGGGTTTgtaatgcacacccgttggaagacaatgcgtatcaactccgagcaacgttggtccgtttacaaggagacggtggccgggtcacaagacaaggctttgaagttgtttgcaaccaagacggttgatgctcgtatcgagcttgaccttaaccggccctcctcccccgttcgacagaggagtccaccacccatgagccaagaagaagccacccaatctcccattgcacAACAACCTCCATTGGAGAATGAGTATGgcgagcatgacgatggtgatgatggtttcgagatgaatgacaacaatgtcggtgatttggataaatatttgacgcaagaggagatggaccactccattccttattcccgatgctatgcgtcggactcggatgatgatggaaccgaagaggaagttgacgaggatggcttgacggctaaggaagccgaaagagccgagatcttcaagaaggtaaccagACGGGATATtcgggtaccattgttccgtgatgttagtcttgcggatggagccgtggttgatggtggcaaaagtttacttcttggagctaggccaatatccaagagagatgtggatggtaggacggctatgatatctaaagggctcacgtttgataccttcttggaattaaagatatggttgaaggagttctccattaagcatcattgcccttacatcgttgttcactcggactaGAAGAAGCGATACAtgctaaaatgtgtggataaaaggtgcccatgggttgtctgtgcaagacctttcaaaaaagggccctcttggcacataacaagttgtgtagcaactcacatgtgccgggggtcgaagcttgatggcaaggatgcgcagccggaccaccgtcaactcacatccgaattcattgcatacaagctctcggcggagatatcatcacttcctaccatgagcattaggtcc contains:
- the LOC124698259 gene encoding probable arabinosyltransferase ARAD1, whose translation is MAASASCRSPLVWFFSLAAALFFASWYLLLDSAAAPATHRQGGLRSPTPATKCDPDKALLRVYMYDLPPEFHFGLLDWNPATTTTTAPWPDLLTPHDVPNYPGGLNLQHSIEYWLTLDLLASEQGAPTPCTAARVRDPATADVVFVPFFASLSFNRHSKARATEDRALQRRLLDFLAARPEWRRSGGRDHVVLAHHPNGMLHARYRLWPCVFVLCDFGRYPHSVANVDKDVVAPYLHMVDNFFNDTAGYNERPTLLYFQGAIYRKDGGFIRQELYYLLKDEKDVHFSFGSVAGNGIEQSTRGMRASKFCLNIAGDTPSSNRLFDSIVSHCVPVIISDEIELPFEDVLDYSKFCIIVRGADAVKKDFLINLIKGISQEEWTSMWNKLKEVERHFEYQYPSQHDDAVQMIWKTIARKVPSIRLKINRLRRFSRFEANKTNESPARSSWLQSQAR